In one Niallia taxi genomic region, the following are encoded:
- the nirD gene encoding nitrite reductase small subunit NirD, with the protein MTATKEWTKIMKKSELPQQIGKEVQIKGKSIALFHLSNGEVRAIENRSPYKNGPLAEGIVSGEYVFCPLYDWKISLVTGLVQKPDNGCVEVYEIEVKDDDIYVMV; encoded by the coding sequence ATGACTGCAACAAAAGAATGGACGAAAATCATGAAGAAATCTGAACTGCCGCAACAAATCGGCAAAGAAGTTCAAATAAAAGGAAAATCAATCGCTTTATTTCATCTTTCCAATGGAGAGGTCAGAGCGATAGAGAACCGCAGCCCGTATAAAAATGGTCCATTGGCAGAAGGGATTGTCTCTGGAGAGTATGTCTTCTGCCCGCTTTATGACTGGAAGATTTCTCTTGTTACTGGACTTGTCCAAAAACCAGACAATGGCTGTGTAGAAGTATACGAGATAGAAGTAAAAGACGACGATATTTATGTGATGGTGTAA